In Mycolicibacterium nivoides, the DNA window ATCTTCGTAGGCGATGACGGCCAGTACCGGTCCGAAGACCTCCTCCTGGGCGATCTCGCTGTCGGGGTCGACATCAGCCAGCAGCGTCGGGGTGTAGAAGAAGCCGGGGTCGACCTTCTCGCCGCCGGTGACCAGGGTCGCGCCGGCCTCGACGGCGCGCTTGACCATGCCGTCGACCTTGTCGCGCTGCTTCTCACTGATCAGCGGCCCCATGTACGTCTTGGGATCGGTCGGATTTCCAAACCGCACGTGGCCGAAGTTGTCCTTGATCAGCTCGACGATTTCGTCCTTGTGCTTCGCGGGCACCAGCAGCCTCGAGGTCAGCGCGCAGCCCTGACCGGCGTGGGTGACCATGCTGAAGGCCGAGAACAGTGCGGCGGTGTTGAAGTCGGCGTCGTCGAGGACGATCGCGGCCGACTTGCCGCCGAGTTCCAGGAACACCTTCTTCAAGGTCTCGCTGGCCGCGGCCATGATGCGCCGGCCGGTGGGCGTGGAACCGGTGAAGGTGACCATGTCGACGTCGGGACTCGTGGTCAGCACCGCACCCACCTCCGGGTCGGCGCCCGACAGCACGTTCACGACGCCGGCCGGAATGTCGGTGTGGTTCGCGATCAGCTCGCCGAGCGCGAGCGTGATCAACGGGGTGTCCGGAGCGGACTTGAGTACGACGGTGCAGCCGGCAGCCAGCGCCGGAGCGAGCTTGGCGAGGGCCAGCTGATTCGGATAGTTGTAGGCGATGATCGCGGCCACCACGCCGCCCGCTTCCTTCTCCACCCACCGGTGGTGCTGCATGCCGCGGCTCTCGATGTTTCCGAGATCTTCGGTCAGCGGGTAGGTCTTGAGCAGCTCGGCGTAGTACCGCACGATGTCGATCGGACCGTCCAGTTGCGCACCGGCGCACAGCGCCGCGGTCGCGCCCACCTCCGTGGTGGTCAGGGCGGCCAGCTCCTCACGATGCTCTGTCAGCGCCTGGTGCAGTTGCTCCAGGCAATGGATCCGCAGTTCGGTGTTGGTGGACCAGTCGGTGTTGTCGAATGCCTGCCTGGCCGCGGCGACCGCAGCCTCGGCATCGGCGACCGTGGCGTCCGGCGCGTAGCCGAACACCTCACCGGTAGCTGGATTGACGGAAGGAAACGTCCGCGGCGTCTCGCGCAGCTCTCCGCCGATCAACAACTTCCGGTCAGCCCGCTGTTCTTGCGCGATGGTCGGCGCTTCCTGCTGCATCATCCTCCTCAGGCGATTCCCTACTGTGATGGAAACTGCATTCTCATCACCGGCGAATCATACATTCGCTCGATGAGAACTCAAGTGAAAGCTAGATCAGCTAGTCATGCCCCATTCGCTGCAGATCCGCCATCCGCGCAGGCGGCGCGCTGGTTGCACTCAGATCTTGCGGTGCACACCGCTCCGAGAGTACGGTTCTCATAATCGGAAGGATGATTCTTGACCCCTGAGAAAGCCCGGCTTCGCCCGGCGGCCGGAGAACTGTCATGAAGAATGCCGTTGTCACCGGAGGAGGTTCGGGCATCGGGGCAGCCATTGTCGCCCGGTTGCGCGCCGACGGCCTCAACGTCGCGATACTCGACCTGCAGCCATCGGATGACGATTTCGCGCATGTCGCGGATGTGACCGACCGCGCAGCTGTCGACACCGCACTCAATGCGGTTCGGGCCCAACTCGGCCCGATCTCGGTGCTGGTCAACGCCGCCGGCCTGGACTGCTTCAAGCGCTTCAGCGATGTCTCGTTCGAGAAGTGGCAGCAGATCATCGACGTCAACCTCAATGGCGTATTCCACTGCATCCAGGCAGCACTGCCAGACATGCTCGAGGCCGGCTGGGGTCGCATCGTCAACATCTCGTCGTCGAGCACGCATTCGGGCCAGCCCTTCATGTCGCCCTATGTCGCGGCCAAGTCCGCGGTGAACGGCCTGACGAAGAGCCTGGCGCTGGAACTGGGCCCCAGCGGCATCACGGTCAATGCCGTGCCGCCGGGCTTCATCGACACGCCCATGCTGCGCAAGGCCGAAGGCAAGGGCTTCCTCGGGGACACCGACAGGCAGATCGAGCAGACCCCGGTGCGGCGCATGGGCAAGCCGGAAGACATCGCCGCCGCCTGCGCCTTCTTCGTCTCCGACGAGGCGAGCTACATCACCGGCCAGATCCTCGGCGTCAACGGCGGCCGTAACACCTGACGCGCACGCGGCGCACCCGAAACATCATCAGCGAAAGGAACAAACGTGGGAAACAGCGCAGAAGGCCGGGTTGCCGGGAAAGTCGCATTCATCACCGGCGCGGCACGTGGTCAGGGGCGCAGCCATGCAATCCGGCTGGCCGAAGAGGGCGCCGACATCATCGCGGTCGACATCTGTAAGAACTACGACACCGTCGGCTACCCGATGGCGACGGCAGAAGACCTCGAGGAGACCAAGAACTACGTCGAGAAGACCGGTCGGCGCATCGTCACCGCCCAGGCCGACGTCCGCAACGAGGCCGAACTGCGTAGCGCGCTGGAATCGGGACTCGCGGAGTTCGGCAAGCTCGACATCGTCGTGGCGCAGGCCGGCATCGCCGCGATGAAGGGGCAGCCCGCGATGCAGGCCTGGACCGACGGCATCAACACCAACTTCGTGGGCACCATCAACGCCATCCAGGTCGCGCTTCCGCACCTCAAGGAGGGCGCTTCGATCATCGCGACCGCATCGGCCGCCGCGCTGATGGACGCCCACAACAAGCCCAACCCTGGCGCCGATCCCGGCGGCATGGGCTACATGATCTCCAAGCGCCTCATCTCCGAGTACGTGCATGCACTCGCCACCGAGCTGGCGGTGCGCGGCATCCGCGCCAACGTCATCCACCCCACCAACTGCAACACCAACATGTTGCAGAGCGAGCCGATGTACCGCTCGTTCCGGCCGGATCTGGAGAACCCGACGCGCGCCGACGCCGAACCGGTTTTCGGTGTGCAGCAGGCGATGAAGGTCAACTTCATCGAGCCCGAGGACATCAGCAACGCGGTGTTGTGGCTGGCTTCCGAGGAGTCACGCTTCGTCACCGGCATGCAGCTGCGGGTCGATGCCGGCGGCTACCTCAAGTGGTACGACTACCACGTGTGATGCCGTACCCACTGATTGGAAAGGAGTTGTCGTAGTGAAGGTTTCGGTCGATGCCAGTCGCTGCCAGGGCCACACCCTGTGCTCGATGATCGCGCCCGACTCGTTCGTCCTCGACGACGTCGACGGTCACGCGTCACCGGTTTCCGATGTGGTGCCGGCAGATCAGGCGGACGCGGTGCGCGAGGCCGCGCACTCCTGCCCCGAGCAAGCCATCGTCATCGAAGATTGACGCAGACCGAAAGGCCAAGGGAGACAACGCCGTGAGTGTCGACAGCGATGAGCCGCGTGCGCGAAGAGCAGAACGCGATGTCACGACCGACGACGACCGTAAAAAGAACAACTATCACTTCGACCGGCACACCCCGGAATATCGGGAGCAGTTCGAGAAGATCACCGAGGAGATGCAGTCCAAGTGCCCGATGGCGTGGACTGACGCCTACAACGGGCACTGGGTCGCAGCGGACAGCAAGCACGTTTTCGAGCTGGCCCGCTGCCCGGTGGTCTCCAACCACCACGACATCAGCGGTGAAACGCCCTACCAGGGCATCACCATTCCCAAGGCCAGCCGCGCCACCGTGGTGCGTGGCGGCATCCTGGAGATGGACGAGCCGGAGCACAGCGCCTATCGCGGCGCGCTGAACCCGTACCTGTCGCCCGCCGCCATCAAGCGGTGGGAACCGTTCGTCGACGAAATCACGCGCGCCGCCCTGGACGAGCACATCGAGTCCGGCCGCATAGATTTCGTCGAGCATCTGGCCAACGTCGTTCCCGCCGTGTTCACCCTCGCGATGATGGGTATCGAACTCAAGAAGTGGAACGTCTACAGCGAGCCGACGCACGCGTCGGTGTACACCCCCGAGCACTCCCCCGATCGCGAGAAGATCAACGAGCAGCATCGCGAGATGGGCATCGACATCATCAACAACATGATGGAGATCCGGGAGAATCCACGCCCTGGGCTGGTGAACGCGATGCTGCAGTTGCGGATCGACGGTGAGCCGGCCCCCGACATGGAGATCCTCGGCAACCTCGGTCTGGTCATCGGCGGCGGTTTCGACACCACCACGGCCCTCACCGCGCACGCCCTGGAGTGGCTCGGCGAACATCCGGACGAGCGCGAGCGGCTGTCCCGTGAACGCGACAGCCTGCTGCATCCCGCCACGGAGGAGTTCCTGCGGTTCTTCACCCCGGCGCCTGGTGACGGCCGGACCTTCTCCGAAGACGTCGAGGTCGAAGGCCAGCAGTTCAAGCAGTACGAGCGGCTGTGGCTGTCCTGGGCGATGGCCAACCGCGATCCGTCGGTGTTCGACCAGCCCAACGAGGTCATCCTGGATCGCAAGGGCAATCGGCATTTCAGCTTCGGCATCGGTGTGCACCGCTGCGTCGGTTCGAATGTGGCCCGCACGGTGTTCAAGTCGATGCTCACCGCCGTCCTCGATCGGATGCCGGACTATGTCTGCGACCCCGAGGGCGCGGTTCACTACGACACCATCGGCGTCATCCAAGGCATGCGCAACCTTCCGGCCACGTTCACGCCGAGCAAGCCACTTGGTCCGGGTCTGGACGAGACGCTGGAGAAACTGCAGCGCATCTGCGTCGAGCAGGAACTCGCCCGACCGATCACCGAGCGCAAGGAGCGCGCGGTCATCGACTGAGGCCGGTTTTGTGAGGACGCCTTGTACGTCTGCCGCCTGTTAACCTCGAATGAGGTCGGGTCCGGCAAACGTGCAAGGCGTCGCCTTTTTGGGCGAACAACATGGGGGTTCCAACAGGTGATCAAGTCTTCTTTCAAGTACATCGCGGCCGCCCTCGGTGGGTTCGCCGTGGCGGTTCCGCTGACTGTGCTCTCTTCGGGGTTGGCATCCGCCCAGCCCGATTTCAGTGGCGTGGTCAACACGACATGTAGCTACGAGCAGGTGATGGCGGCGCTCAACGCTCAGCGTCCCGACCTGGCCCAGCAGTTCAACGCTTCCCCGTTCGCCCAGGGCGCGTTGCGCAACTTCCTGGCCTCGGGGCCCGCCCAGCGTCAGCAGACGGTGGCCCAACTGCAGGCCAGCCCGGCCGCTCAGGAGTACTTCGGGCCGATCAACTCGATCGCGGGCAGCTGCAACAACTACTGATCTTTCCCGCGTTGTCACGCTGGAGCGGCGCCGGATCTCGACCGCCACTCCAGCGTGACATTTGCGCACCCTGACAAGCGCCGGCCGGCTATTTCGGCTGATTCGGCACTCCGGGGAACAACTGCTCGGTCGGCCCCACGGTCACCCACCCGCCCAGTTTGGTGACCAAGTGCGGCGCGAAGACCGAGGCGTAGACCGCGTGCCCGACCACGATCACGGCGATCACCGACAGCACTGCCGACTGCAGCCGCGTCTTGGAGATCTTGTCGGCCCACATCTCGATCACGTTGCGGCCCTCGGCGTCGGTCCGGCCCAGCAGGTAGGTGAACACCATCATCTGCACACCCATCGCGATGGCGTCGTAGATCGGGTACTGGTGTTTGGTCCCCTCCCACAGGCCCAGCCCCTCGATCACGTAGCCGTAGTAGAACAGGCCGAGCCGCGCGCCGATGATCGCATTGAAGAACAAGGCCCAGCAGAAGCCGACCACGAATCCCACCAGCAACAGCGTCTGCGGCCGCCGCCAGTTCCACTTCCCGGCTGCCCACCGCCCGAGTGCGGCACCGATGATCGCCGGCAACACGAAGTAACCCATGTAGCCGACGGGTACCGCCGAGGGGAGCCCTCCCCACGTCATGTTGAGCGGCCACCACGATGGCATCCGCGGCAGCGCGGGCGGAAACTGTGCGTACATCGCCCAGTCGTAGGGCGCTTCGATCCAGGAGAACGAGAGCGCCGAGATGCAGAGCAACAGCAGCGGATGCAGACGCCCGCGCCGGTAACTCAGATAGATCCCGACCGCCAGGAAACCCAGGCCGGTGATGTACGCGAAGGCCACCCCGGCTTTGATCAGGAAGTCGACGCTCACGGCTCGACCTCCTCGGCCGGCCTGCGCCGCGCTTCAGGATCGAAGTAGAGCACCAGGCCGACGATCAACACGATCAGGACGAACAGGCTGCCGAGCATGATGAGGGCGCCCACCGCCACCTCCTTCTAGATGCGATGCCCGGCGCTATCGGCCAGGCCCGTTGGGCCACTTGAGCAATGAGCCCCCATCGACGCGGATCTGCTGTCCGGTGATGTAGCGGCTGTCGTCGCTGGCCAGGAACACACCGAGGTTGGCCATGTCCTCTGGTTCGATATACGGGATCGGCATCGCCTGGAAGATCGTGAACAACGGCTCGGCATCCTCACGGGTTGCCTTCTTGCCCTCGGCGGTCAGATCGGGCCGGAACATGGAGTACATGCCGTCGTTCTGCAGCAGGTGGGTGTTGCAGTTGGTGGGGTGAATGGCGTTGACCCGGATCATCTTCGGAGCCAGGTGCAGGCTCATCTCCTCGACGTACTCGATGACGACGCGCTTGCTCCATCCATACCCCGCCCCGCCGGGGCCCATGTTGGGGTTGTCGGTGGTGCCCCGGATCATGCCGGCGGTCGATCCGGTGACGATGATCGACGATCCGTCGGGCAGGTGCGGGACGGTGACCGCGACGGTATTCATCACCCCGACCAGGTCCACGTCGGAGGCGTCGACGAACTGCATGGGATCCGGCCTGCCCATCGCCATCGGAAGGATGCCGGCGTTGGCGACCACGATGTCGATCTTGCCGAGGTCGGCGATCCCGGCCTCGACCGCATCCCGCAGCTCATGGCGCTCCCGGACATCGGCGACGCGGGCGACGATGCGCCGGCCGAGCTCCTTGATCGCCCTTTCGGTTTCGGCCAGGTCATCGGGCGTGGCCAACGGGTAGGGGTTTGACGGGATGTCGCGGCAGATGTCGACCGCGATGATGTCGGCACCTTCCCTGGCCATCGCGATCGCGTGCGCCCGCCCCTGTCCGCGGGCGGCGCCGGTGATGAAAGCGACCTTGCCATCGAGCTTTCCGGTCATCTGTGCTCCTAGTTGTGCTGGCCGGTCAGGCGGCCGGTTTGAATTCGATGTGAAGCTCGCTGAGCCCACGCATGATGAACGTCGGCTCATAGGTGTATCGGCGGTCCTCGGCGGGACCGTGGTGCTCGGTGGAGATCGTGATGTCGGACATCCGGTCCAAGATCCGGTTCAGAGATATCCGGCCTTCCGCGCGCGCCAGTGGCGCGCCCGGGCAGGAGTGCACTCCCCGGATGAACGCGATCTGTTCGCGCACGTTTCCACGATCAGGCTGGAAGGTGTTGGGGTCCGCGAATTTTCGCTCGTCACGATTGCATGCCCCCGGCAGCACCATGACGGTGGTCCCGGCGGGCACCTCGATGTCACCGATACTGGTGGTCTTGCTGGCCATCCGGAAGTGAGATTTGACCGGGCTCTCCATCCGCAGCGTCTCTTCGAGGAACGACGGGATCCTGCCCCGGTCGTCGCGCAGCATCGTCTCGAAGCCCGGGTT includes these proteins:
- a CDS encoding SDR family NAD(P)-dependent oxidoreductase; protein product: MKNAVVTGGGSGIGAAIVARLRADGLNVAILDLQPSDDDFAHVADVTDRAAVDTALNAVRAQLGPISVLVNAAGLDCFKRFSDVSFEKWQQIIDVNLNGVFHCIQAALPDMLEAGWGRIVNISSSSTHSGQPFMSPYVAAKSAVNGLTKSLALELGPSGITVNAVPPGFIDTPMLRKAEGKGFLGDTDRQIEQTPVRRMGKPEDIAAACAFFVSDEASYITGQILGVNGGRNT
- a CDS encoding hemophore-related protein, encoding MIKSSFKYIAAALGGFAVAVPLTVLSSGLASAQPDFSGVVNTTCSYEQVMAALNAQRPDLAQQFNASPFAQGALRNFLASGPAQRQQTVAQLQASPAAQEYFGPINSIAGSCNNY
- a CDS encoding mycofactocin-coupled SDR family oxidoreductase produces the protein MTGKLDGKVAFITGAARGQGRAHAIAMAREGADIIAVDICRDIPSNPYPLATPDDLAETERAIKELGRRIVARVADVRERHELRDAVEAGIADLGKIDIVVANAGILPMAMGRPDPMQFVDASDVDLVGVMNTVAVTVPHLPDGSSIIVTGSTAGMIRGTTDNPNMGPGGAGYGWSKRVVIEYVEEMSLHLAPKMIRVNAIHPTNCNTHLLQNDGMYSMFRPDLTAEGKKATREDAEPLFTIFQAMPIPYIEPEDMANLGVFLASDDSRYITGQQIRVDGGSLLKWPNGPGR
- a CDS encoding spirocyclase AveC family protein; amino-acid sequence: MSVDFLIKAGVAFAYITGLGFLAVGIYLSYRRGRLHPLLLLCISALSFSWIEAPYDWAMYAQFPPALPRMPSWWPLNMTWGGLPSAVPVGYMGYFVLPAIIGAALGRWAAGKWNWRRPQTLLLVGFVVGFCWALFFNAIIGARLGLFYYGYVIEGLGLWEGTKHQYPIYDAIAMGVQMMVFTYLLGRTDAEGRNVIEMWADKISKTRLQSAVLSVIAVIVVGHAVYASVFAPHLVTKLGGWVTVGPTEQLFPGVPNQPK
- a CDS encoding cytochrome P450, which gives rise to MSVDSDEPRARRAERDVTTDDDRKKNNYHFDRHTPEYREQFEKITEEMQSKCPMAWTDAYNGHWVAADSKHVFELARCPVVSNHHDISGETPYQGITIPKASRATVVRGGILEMDEPEHSAYRGALNPYLSPAAIKRWEPFVDEITRAALDEHIESGRIDFVEHLANVVPAVFTLAMMGIELKKWNVYSEPTHASVYTPEHSPDREKINEQHREMGIDIINNMMEIRENPRPGLVNAMLQLRIDGEPAPDMEILGNLGLVIGGGFDTTTALTAHALEWLGEHPDERERLSRERDSLLHPATEEFLRFFTPAPGDGRTFSEDVEVEGQQFKQYERLWLSWAMANRDPSVFDQPNEVILDRKGNRHFSFGIGVHRCVGSNVARTVFKSMLTAVLDRMPDYVCDPEGAVHYDTIGVIQGMRNLPATFTPSKPLGPGLDETLEKLQRICVEQELARPITERKERAVID
- a CDS encoding ferredoxin, yielding MKVSVDASRCQGHTLCSMIAPDSFVLDDVDGHASPVSDVVPADQADAVREAAHSCPEQAIVIED
- a CDS encoding aldehyde dehydrogenase family protein; this encodes MMQQEAPTIAQEQRADRKLLIGGELRETPRTFPSVNPATGEVFGYAPDATVADAEAAVAAARQAFDNTDWSTNTELRIHCLEQLHQALTEHREELAALTTTEVGATAALCAGAQLDGPIDIVRYYAELLKTYPLTEDLGNIESRGMQHHRWVEKEAGGVVAAIIAYNYPNQLALAKLAPALAAGCTVVLKSAPDTPLITLALGELIANHTDIPAGVVNVLSGADPEVGAVLTTSPDVDMVTFTGSTPTGRRIMAAASETLKKVFLELGGKSAAIVLDDADFNTAALFSAFSMVTHAGQGCALTSRLLVPAKHKDEIVELIKDNFGHVRFGNPTDPKTYMGPLISEKQRDKVDGMVKRAVEAGATLVTGGEKVDPGFFYTPTLLADVDPDSEIAQEEVFGPVLAVIAYEDDDDAVRIANNSIYGLSGAVFGSEDRALGVARRIRTGTFSINGGNYFSPDSPFGGYKQSGIGREMGTAGLEEFMESKTFARVLS
- a CDS encoding mycofactocin-coupled SDR family oxidoreductase — translated: MGNSAEGRVAGKVAFITGAARGQGRSHAIRLAEEGADIIAVDICKNYDTVGYPMATAEDLEETKNYVEKTGRRIVTAQADVRNEAELRSALESGLAEFGKLDIVVAQAGIAAMKGQPAMQAWTDGINTNFVGTINAIQVALPHLKEGASIIATASAAALMDAHNKPNPGADPGGMGYMISKRLISEYVHALATELAVRGIRANVIHPTNCNTNMLQSEPMYRSFRPDLENPTRADAEPVFGVQQAMKVNFIEPEDISNAVLWLASEESRFVTGMQLRVDAGGYLKWYDYHV